Proteins found in one Channa argus isolate prfri chromosome 7, Channa argus male v1.0, whole genome shotgun sequence genomic segment:
- the dbf4 gene encoding protein DBF4 homolog A: MKPKRTQKHTGLHRPGKGVTTGDKTTFNQTKSTSHASYCVQVKPFAGNVFYLDLPSNKTAETLECDIKELGGTVEKFFSKEIKYLVSNKKEAQYVQCLRRDSPVPSPDSGQSSPRTHSNPHHAVSHRDKIKSRSRCQTDAPVTSRGKSLVERAMKEQERVKMNKILSNALEWGVKILYIDDIKAYVHKKKKLVNSQCPVSNSIKTSVKAEPAAEQGLKKCKGGRISKPFIKVEDSTRHYRPIYLTMPHMPEFNLKTFPPCSPFCVAAKDPPRNTTLTHRGAKASASEERAHGQKKIRDKKLGGYCECCMIKYENLKMHLHSERHQAFSKSDEYFVVDRLVSTMHCNFIHVKANAKRPKCSVSSVLLAPGPCGKVKLRHMGAIDNNETNKQEQQWTVVGDEGSSSSHALKNKSPSGSAPLIYTEGDTSKHESIPHKQPWKDNTLNSYTKKPQLKTQKSSQVDLMDQISLKHVNISTSVCCNMNVKSEGISKSFHVMTNQKKECETNNSSSPFESVHDRNILPQNSSANNFSEKEEGSFPTQNLSPVWKISRKVRVYNRKRRRIDKHLECLKQSNVPDNSILKVWELFHSSDDMDEEFYGFEDQEEKNELRD, encoded by the exons ATGAAGCCCAAACGCACGCAGAAGCACACAGGACTACACCGGCCAG gaaaAGGTGTCACCACTGGGGACAAGACAACATTTAACCAAACCAAGTCAACATCACATGCATCTTATTGTGTTCAAGTGAAACCTTTtgcaggaaatgtgttttaccTTGACCTGCcatcaaacaaaacagcagagaCATTGGAGTGTGACATCAAAGAACTGGGAGGG ACTGTTGAGAAGTTCTTCAGTAAAGAAATCAAGTATCTGGTATCCAACAAGAAAGAGGCCCAATATGTGCAGTGCCTCCGACGGGACTCTCCGGTCCCCAGCCCAGACTCTGGACAGAGTTCACCTCGGACACACTCCAACCCACACCACGCTGTTAGCCACAGGGACAAAATCAAAAGCAGGTCTCGGTGCCAAACAGACGCT CCTGTCACAAGTCGAGGGAAGTCTTTGGTGGAGAGAGCGATGAAAGAACAG gagAGGGTAAAAATGAACAAGATTCTGTCAAATGCACTGGAGTGGGGTGTGAAAATCCTTTACATAGACG ATATAAAAGCGTATGTccataagaaaaaaaagcttgtcAACAGCCAGTGTCCTGTTTCCAATTCTATCAAAACCAGT GTCAAAGCAGAGCCAGCAGCAGAACAAGGGTTAAAGAAATGCAAAG GAGGGCGAATAAGTAAGCCCTTCATCAAGGTTGAGGATTCAACCAG ACACTACCGTCCAATCTACCTCACTATGCCACACATGCCTGAGTTCAATCTGAAGACTTTTCCTCCCTGTAGTCCCTTCTGTGTTGCTGCGAAGGATCCCCCTCGAAACACAACGTTAACACACAG AGGTGCAAAAGCCTCAGCCAGTGAGGAGAGAGCACATGGCCAAAAGAAGATCAGAGACAAGAAACTGGGTGGTTACTGCGAGTGCTGTATGATCAAAtatgaaaatctgaaaatg CATCTACACAGTGAACGTCACCAGGCTTTCTCCAAGAGTGATGAATATTTTGTAGTGGACCGACTGGTTTCAACCATGCACTGCAACTTTATCCACGTCAAAGCTAACGCTAAAAG ACCAAAGTGCAGTGTTTCTTCTGTTCTGCTTGCTCCTGGACCATGTGGGAAAGTTAAGCTAAGGCACATGGGAGCTATTGACAATAATGAAACTAATAAACAGGAGCAGCAATGGACTGTTGTTGGGGATGAgggatcttcttcaagccatgctttaaaaaacaaatcacccTCTGGTTCTGCTCCTCTTATTTACACAGAAGGTGACACTTCCAAGCACGAATCTATACCACATAAACAGCCATGGAAGGATAATACCTTGAATTCTTACACTAAAAAACCTCAGCTCAAGACACAAAAGTCCTCTCAGGTTGACCTTATGGACCAAATATCTCTAAAACATGTGAATATTTCAACCTCAGTCTGCTGTAACATGAATGTGAAGAGTGAAGGTATTTCAAAAAGCTTTCACGTTATGACAAATCAAAAAAAGGAATGTGAAACAAACAATTCATCCTCACCTTTTGAGTCTGTTCATGACAGGAACATATTGCCACAGAACAGTAGCGCAAACAATTTCTCAGAAAAGGAAGAGGGAAGCTTTCCTACACAAAACCTCTCTCCAGTCTGGAAAATATCGAGAAAGGTAAGGGTTTATAATCGCAAAAGACGGAGAATAGACAAACATCTTGAATGTTTAAAGCAAAGTAATGTCCCTGATAACTCCATACTGAAGGTCTGGGAGCTTTTTCATTCCAGTGATGACATGGATGAAGAATTTTATGGATTTGAGGAtcaggaggagaaaaatgaaCTCAGGGATTAA
- the slc25a40 gene encoding mitochondrial glutathione transporter SLC25A40 — MSSKSPVTPASDGITPIQQIVATCSGAILTSLFVTPLDVVKIRLQAQKTPFPKGKCFVYCNGLMDHICVCENGNSKAWYKAPGYFKGTLDAFVKIVQREGMKALWSGLPPTLVMAVPATVIYFTSYDQLCEALRVRMGDHAQEAPLLAGSIARVGSATVISPLELIRTKLQYQKQSYRELTDCIRSAVQNEGWLSLWRGLGPTLLRDMPFSALYWYNYERGKSWLCVQSNTKEPTFTITFVSGAVSGSIASIVTLPFDVVKTRRQVELGELQARNLSRQVSSSTFNVMRRIVAQDGIVGLFAGFFPRLIKVAPACAIMISTYEFGKAFFRKRNQETILRPVQNSNT; from the exons ATGAGCAGTAAAAGTCCTGTTACTCCTGCCAGTGATGGCATTACTCCAATCCAACAGATCGTGGCGACCTGCTCCGGAGCCATTCTCACGTCGCTTTTTG tcaccCCTTTGGATGTTGTGAAGATCAGACTTCAAGCACAGAAAACCCCCTTTCccaaag GGAAATGCTTTGTCTACTGCAATGGACTAATGGaccatatatgtgtgtgtgaaaatggaaACTCTAAGGCGTGGTACAAAGCCCCTGGTTACTTTAAAGGCACCCTG GACGCCTTTGTCAAGATCGTACAACGTGAAGGAATGAAGGCATTATGGAGTGGTCTACCTCCAACCCT TGTGATGGCTGTCCCAGCTACAGTGATCTACTTCACAAGTTACGACCAGCTATGTGAAGCGCTCAGGGTCAGGATGGGAGATCATGCTCAGGAGGCTCCTCTCCTGGCTGGATCTATTGCTAGGG TGGGTTCTGCAACAGTGATCAGCCCTCTGGAGTTGATTCGCACAAAGCTGCAGTATCAAAAACAGTCGTACAGAGAGTTGACTGACTGCATCCGGTCAGCAGTGCAAAACGAAGGCTGGCTGTCTTTGTGGCGGGGTTTGGGGCCCACACTGCTCCGAGATATGCCCTTCTCAGCCTTGTACTGGTACAACTATGAGAGGGGAAAGAGCTGGCTTTGTGTACAGTCCAACACCAAAGAACCCACATTTACTATCACCTTTGTATCTGGAGCAGTATCTGGCTCT ATTGCCTCTATTGTAACATTACCTTTTGATGTTGTCAAAACAAGAAGGCAGGTGGAGCTTGGAGAGCTACAAGCAAGAAATT TGTCGCGTCAggtctcctcctccacctttaATGTGATGAGGAGGATTGTGGCACAGGACGGCATTGTTGGACTCTTTGCAG GTTTCTTTCCCAGGCTGATTAAAGTGGCCCCAGCCTGTGCCATCATGATCAGCACTTATGAGTTTGGAAAGGCTTTTTTCCGGAAACGCAACCAGGAGACTATTCTCCGGCCTGTGCAGAACAGCAACACCTGA
- the rundc3b gene encoding RUN domain-containing protein 3B isoform X2: MASLGGGLHLIRKRAAGRGAVVDRRNLLTVCRFSVKTLLDRSCFETIDDSSPEFMNFVSILEHILNHRLKGQTTWFGYESSRCFWDYLKAACSKIPHNCIRSIESMENVRSSRAKGRAWIRVVLMEKRLSEYISSALRDIKTTSFCLKGEGVDGSCPAVIDYTPYLKFTQNADSISSDEEEMRTLGSSGSESSTPDKTATAASIFTEQSNLVSKCKRFEQKYRMALEQKGYLEELVRLREAQLSEAMSHNKALQQSLADTHFSHTLEKEQLEYIILELQDQLTVLKNNDLRSRQELTAHLTNQWPSPDVLDANAVALDTLLYRKSTGQWEEKSFHSLEQLSADLSLSQTSLEPSHALSLEARPTGTQWPHQGKEETPSLKGLCGSLTSVASYKSLASLKSSECCSLAMEISSPGITPS; this comes from the exons ATGGCGTCACTCGGCGGCGGTCTGCATCTCATCCGAAAGCGTGCAGCAGGCAGGGGCGCCGTGGTGGACCGAAGGAACCTACTCACTGTGTGCAG GTTTTCAGTGAAGACTCTGCTGGACCGCTCCTGTTTTGAGACAATAGATGACTCATCTCCAGAGTTCATGAACTTCGTTTCCATTCTGGAGCACATCCTCAATCATCGACTCAAAG GTCAGACAACTTGGTTTGGCTATGAGAGTTCTCGGTGTTTCTGGGACTACTTAAAAGCGGCCTGCAGCAAAATCCCTCATAATTGCATCCGAAGCATCGAGAGCATGGAGAATGTGCGATCATCAAGAGCGAAG ggcAGGGCCTGGATTAGAGTGGTCCTGATGGAGAAAAGGCTATCAGAATACATCTCCTCTGCACTAAGGGACATCAAAACCACCAG CTTCTGTCTGAAAGGGGAGGGTGTGGATGGCAGCTGCCCTGCCGTGATCGACTACACACCTTATCTGAAGTTCACGCAGAA TGCAGACAGCATCAGCAGTGATGAGGAGGAGATGAGGACTCTGGGAAGCAGTGGCAGTGAAAGCAGTACCCCTGACAAAACGGCCACCGCTGCCTCCATTTTCACCGAGCAGAGCAACTTGGTCAGCAAGTGTAAACGCTTTGAGCAGAAGTATCGCATGGCATTGGAGCAGAAG GGTTACCTGGAAGAACTGGTCCGTCTTCGAGAGGCACAGCTGTCAGAGGCCATGTCTCACAACAAAGCTCTTCAGCAGAGCCTAGCAGACACACACTTCTCTCACACACTGGAGAAGGAACAGCTTGAGTACATCATACTGGAACTGCAAGATCAACT GACAGTGCTGAAGAACAATGACTTGCGCTCCAGACAGGAGTTGACAGCCCATCTGACCAATCAGTGGCCATCTCCGGATGTCCTGGATGCCAATGCTGTTGCCTTGGATACTTTGCTGTACAGGAAGAGCACAGGGCAGTGGGAGGA GAAGAGTTTCCACAGTCTGGAGCAGCTGTCTGCAGACCTGAGCCTCTCCCAGACTTCTCTTGAACCATCACACGCACTGAGTCTGGAGGCCAGGCCAACAGGCACACAGTGGCCTCACCAAG GGAAAGAGGAAACCCCTTCTCTCAAAGGTCTTTGTGGCTCCCTGACCTCTGTCGCCAGCTACAAGTCTCTGGCCAGTCTGAAGTCCAGCGAGTGTTGCAGTCTTGCAATGGAGATCAGCAGCCCAGGTATCACCCCTTCATAG
- the rundc3b gene encoding RUN domain-containing protein 3B isoform X1 — translation MASLGGGLHLIRKRAAGRGAVVDRRNLLTVCRFSVKTLLDRSCFETIDDSSPEFMNFVSILEHILNHRLKGQTTWFGYESSRCFWDYLKAACSKIPHNCIRSIESMENVRSSRAKGRAWIRVVLMEKRLSEYISSALRDIKTTRGFYEDGAIMLGEEAGLLADTLIGLNTIDFSFCLKGEGVDGSCPAVIDYTPYLKFTQNADSISSDEEEMRTLGSSGSESSTPDKTATAASIFTEQSNLVSKCKRFEQKYRMALEQKGYLEELVRLREAQLSEAMSHNKALQQSLADTHFSHTLEKEQLEYIILELQDQLTVLKNNDLRSRQELTAHLTNQWPSPDVLDANAVALDTLLYRKSTGQWEEKSFHSLEQLSADLSLSQTSLEPSHALSLEARPTGTQWPHQGKEETPSLKGLCGSLTSVASYKSLASLKSSECCSLAMEISSPGITPS, via the exons ATGGCGTCACTCGGCGGCGGTCTGCATCTCATCCGAAAGCGTGCAGCAGGCAGGGGCGCCGTGGTGGACCGAAGGAACCTACTCACTGTGTGCAG GTTTTCAGTGAAGACTCTGCTGGACCGCTCCTGTTTTGAGACAATAGATGACTCATCTCCAGAGTTCATGAACTTCGTTTCCATTCTGGAGCACATCCTCAATCATCGACTCAAAG GTCAGACAACTTGGTTTGGCTATGAGAGTTCTCGGTGTTTCTGGGACTACTTAAAAGCGGCCTGCAGCAAAATCCCTCATAATTGCATCCGAAGCATCGAGAGCATGGAGAATGTGCGATCATCAAGAGCGAAG ggcAGGGCCTGGATTAGAGTGGTCCTGATGGAGAAAAGGCTATCAGAATACATCTCCTCTGCACTAAGGGACATCAAAACCACCAG AGGATTTTATGAAGATGGAGCTATTATGCTGGGGGAAGAAGCAGGGCTGTTAGCAGACACGCTCATTGGGCTCAATACCATCGACTTCAG CTTCTGTCTGAAAGGGGAGGGTGTGGATGGCAGCTGCCCTGCCGTGATCGACTACACACCTTATCTGAAGTTCACGCAGAA TGCAGACAGCATCAGCAGTGATGAGGAGGAGATGAGGACTCTGGGAAGCAGTGGCAGTGAAAGCAGTACCCCTGACAAAACGGCCACCGCTGCCTCCATTTTCACCGAGCAGAGCAACTTGGTCAGCAAGTGTAAACGCTTTGAGCAGAAGTATCGCATGGCATTGGAGCAGAAG GGTTACCTGGAAGAACTGGTCCGTCTTCGAGAGGCACAGCTGTCAGAGGCCATGTCTCACAACAAAGCTCTTCAGCAGAGCCTAGCAGACACACACTTCTCTCACACACTGGAGAAGGAACAGCTTGAGTACATCATACTGGAACTGCAAGATCAACT GACAGTGCTGAAGAACAATGACTTGCGCTCCAGACAGGAGTTGACAGCCCATCTGACCAATCAGTGGCCATCTCCGGATGTCCTGGATGCCAATGCTGTTGCCTTGGATACTTTGCTGTACAGGAAGAGCACAGGGCAGTGGGAGGA GAAGAGTTTCCACAGTCTGGAGCAGCTGTCTGCAGACCTGAGCCTCTCCCAGACTTCTCTTGAACCATCACACGCACTGAGTCTGGAGGCCAGGCCAACAGGCACACAGTGGCCTCACCAAG GGAAAGAGGAAACCCCTTCTCTCAAAGGTCTTTGTGGCTCCCTGACCTCTGTCGCCAGCTACAAGTCTCTGGCCAGTCTGAAGTCCAGCGAGTGTTGCAGTCTTGCAATGGAGATCAGCAGCCCAGGTATCACCCCTTCATAG